Part of the Synergistetes bacterium HGW-Synergistetes-1 genome, AGCCAACCACTACTGTTTTGGACTTGAAGACTTCTGTGATGACGTCATTATCATCGTTCTTTGCAAGGTTGAACAGCTTGACGGTAACGTCTTTGTCTGCCAGGCCGATCCCCTCTGCGATCCTCTCCGCAAGCTCTCTGGTCCCGTTCCACATAGTGTCATAGATGACCGAGATCTGGTTCTCCTTATAGTCTTCGGCCCATTTTAAATATTTTTCAACTATCTGCACTGGATTATCCCGCCAGATAACTCCATGGCTAGTCGCAATAATATCGATCTGAAGGTTCAGAGAAAGGACCTCTGCGAGTTTCTTTCTGAGTATCGCGCTGAACGGGGTAATTATGTTGGCATAGTATTTGATGCATTCGTTGAAAAGTTCGCACTGATCGACCAAATCATTGAAGAGCTTCTCTGTCGCATAGTGCTGGCCAAATGCATCGTTGCTGAAAAGTATATTGTCCTGCGTAAGGTATGCCGCCATGCTGTCAGGCCAATGCAGCATTGACATCTCTACAAAGATGAGTTCCTTGCCGTTTCCAACATCCAGTTTATCTCCGGTCTTTACCACGTGAAAGTCCCAGTCCTGATGATACTGTCCCTTAAGTGACTTGACGGCATTTGCCGTGCAGTAGATCGGTTTGTCCGGGATCAGCTTCATAAGTGCGGGAAGCGATCCGCTGTGGTCGACCTCACCGTGGTTGATAATGATATAGTCGATCTTGTTGAGGTCGATCTCCTTTTTCAGGTTTTCTACAAACTCATCTGCAAAGGGCATCCAAACGGTATCAATCAGGACCGTCTTCTCCTCCTCTATAAGATATGAGTTGTAAGTCGATCCCTTGTGCGTCGAGTAATCGTCCCCATGGAACTTAAGTAATTCCCAATCGACCTTCCCTACCCATGAAACGTTGTTTTTTATCAATTTCTTCAACCGCTCTCACACCTTTCCGGAAGTTATAAAAATCCATCATACAGGGTATACCGACACCCTTCACATTAAAAAATATCAAATCATCAGAGGGGGCGCATCCGTACAAACCGCATATGGATCAAATATTGTTTAGTCCACTTTATAGTTTTCTGATTTTTTGATCTGGATAGTTTTATCCGAAGGTCTTGTCTTTCTGACTTATCACCCTTTCTTTCTGCAGGACCGCTTTGACTAAAAGCCGGGATATATTTCTCCTTTGATTTTGTCGTAATTAAGGAGTTTTAAATACCTTAATTATTCAGATAAGCATTTTACTTTACAATAATAGCATATAAATACTGCAATAAAACTATAAAAAGACTTCCTTAATATTTTTAACAATCTTTTTTATCAAGATGCCGCTTATTTTAACTGCCAAAGATCCAAATATCTGAAATGCAACTCATCCACACCTGTGTAAAGGATTTCGGCCCACAAAAGAAGAACGTTACCAATAAATTGCCCTTCCTGAAGGGCTGGCAAATAACGAGACAGGCCCCCGAGTAATCTCGGGGGCCTGTAAACCGTGGTATCACCAATTTTATGGCGGGCTCGGCCGGAGTCGAACCGGCGACCTACGGCTTAGGAGGCCGTCGCTCTATCCTACTGAGCTACGAGTCCGCACCGCAAAAGGTAGTCTATCATGTAACATCAGGTTAATGCAACTATTTTTATGACCCAAATATTGGATATTTACACCTTTTAGCACATATCTTTCAGTGATAACTGTCTGCTGCGGCTATTTATGGACTCTGTCTGCACCTAATAACGGTCATGACATCCCAATCTCATCACCTTAAGGATGCGAGATATCCTCCAAGCTTGTCAAGTCCATTTTGAAGCAGCGCACTGTCGCCAAAACCAAAACCGAGCCTGAAACACTTTTTCTCTTCAAAACAGTCCCCGTGACAGAGAAGGACTCCTGTCTTTTCGTATATATCCGTGCATAGTTCCACTTCGTCGATATCGTAGTCATAATGGACCAGCATTGTAGTTGTAAAACTCTCTCCGTAAACAGAAAGATGTGGCTGTTTCCTGATCCATTCATCAACGATTTTTTTGTTTGGCCTTACTATCGCGCGTGCTCTCGCTAGCATTTTGTCGCTGTTCTCAAGAGCTATGGCAGAAAGCAGTTCATCGAAGACCCCGTTGCATATCGAGTCGTAGGAACGCCTGTTTTCAAGTATGTCGTATGCTTTTTTGTCACGCGTGACGGCCCAGCCAACCCTTGTACCTGCCATTGAGTAGATCTTGGACATGCTGCTTGTGGCTATGCCCTTTTCATAGAGATCTACTATAGATGGCATGTATTCTTCGGCAAGCCCCCTGTATATCTCGTCACATAGGATATATGAGCCGTTCTTTTCAGCTATGGCTATAATTTTGCACAGCTCATCAGCGTTCATATAGGATCCTGTCGGGTTATTGGGGTTGGTCAGTGTTATCAGTTTTGTTTTGCTGTCTGTCAGAGAGTCGAGTATCTCCGGATCGATCTTGTAGCCATCCTCCTTTTCCAGGTAAAGGGGACGCACTTCGATACCCAGGGCTTCAGGGATCGAATAGTGCTGCTGATAGTTGGGCATTACTGCCACGACATTGTCTCCCTTTTCAAGCATTCCCGTAAGCACCGCTGAGTTTGCCCCTGTACCTCCGTGGAAAGTGAGGACCATTTCGGGTTTTACACATTTGTATGTTGATGCGATCGCATCCAGAAGTCGGGGCAGTCCAAAGAATGCACCGTAGTGAAGGTGGGTCTCAAAGAAATATTTAGTCAGCTCATCTTTGTTTTCTCCGCCCAACGCTGCCAGTTCGTCCAGTGAAATAGCCTTCACGCAGCTAGCGCCCAGGTTGTATTTGCAGTGTGCATCGCGGGGGTTCAGCCATTTTTCAACTTTAAAATCTTTGATCGGCAAAACTGTTTCCTCCTTTTGCTGTCAAAGGCAATCATCAACACCGCCTCTGGGTAAGCAAGTCTTATTCGGGTCAGGGAATTGCCTTTGCAGTGCTATCTCTTTAGAGCTGGATCTCTATGGTTTTCTGCTCCCCTTTTCGGGATACAGTGATCTTTACTTTTGCTTTTATGTCCGCTCGGCTCTTAAGATATGAATCAACACGCGCGATATCGAAATTTTTAGTGTCATAGGTGTCGATCATGACAAGCGTGTCTCCCGGCAAAACTCCTGCGTAGAAAACGGCTGTTCCTTTTAAGACATCTTTGATAAGAAGTCTCCCCTGAGGATCCCTGGAGAATTCCTCAAGCCCAAAACCAAGATAACTTTTCGAAGGAGGAAGGGGCTCGGGTTCTTTATAGTATGCGCTCGACTCCTCTGAGACCGAATAATCGGGAGCAGTTACCCTCACTGAAATTTTTTTGCTCTCCTGACGGATCGTGTATTCTAGTCTGATGTTCTCTTCAAATCCACTGACCTTGAGTACAGCTACTCCATTTCTGTCATCAAGGAAAGTCTTTTTTCCTTCGCCTTCCCAGGATTTCACCAGCAATTCTACTGCGCCGGAAACGCCCCTCTCAAAAATAAGGTCAACAGCGTGTTCCATCTCTTTTCTTGAACTTTCCTTCGCGTGTTCCCTTATCTCCCTGACTTTCTGTTCATATGCTGCCTGTTGTTTTGCTGCCTCTGCATCATTGTTGCTGTTTCCGGCAGCTAGAGTCCCAAGAAGAACTGCCAGGCCCGTGGCGTCTACCCAGACCTCAGTATGGCTCGAACTATAACTGTGATGTTCGGTATAAGCATATGCTGTCTGAATAGGGGCGATCAATAAAATCAGAAAAAGTGCTGTGACCCTTATGTATTTTTTCATCTGGATCTTTTCCTCCTGATCTCTTTCGTCTTATCTCGCTGTTTTGAATGTTTCAGCTGTACTCTGGAACAAATCGAGGTTTTCCGGGATGGCGGATTTTGCTATGCCAACCATAACGTGGCTGTTCTTGCCGTCAAAAAGCATCGTTTGGTATATCAGCTTCGTTTGTTCCCCGACAGTATAACCAACTATCTCAATGCCGGTGAGCCCGCCGATCATTACCGCTTTTTCAGAAATTATGTCGACCTTTTCTCCTTTTTCTATCGTTTGAAGTTTTTCCTTTGCAAAACCAAGCTGTTTATCAGGCGTTACAAAGATATTCGATAGGCGTGATACGACAAAGAGAGAACCGTCATCTTTTTTTGTTGGGAGAAAACCATCCTTTGTATATACCACCGCACCCTCAAGCAGACTGGCCAGCTTGAGGGGAGTCCCGTTTACTTCCACGTTTCCCTGCGGAATTTCTATCGGAAAGGAACTTTTTTCATTTTCCCAGTATGCGCTTTTTATCGTTTTCAGTACAGCCTCTCCGCGACTCTGGTCTCTGGCAGGGTAAAGGCCGTTTATCATCCAACATTCTTCTCCCCTGTCAACGATGAGGGTCCATTTGCCGAGCTGACTGGAGCCTTTTTTCTGGAATATCTTCATCATCATCGCCGATGAACCGTTCCAGATAAATTCATTTTTCATCTTCAGTTCCATACTTGCCTTTTTCAGGTTTTCCTCAGTGAATTCTTCCAGAAGGGCAGAGTATGGCAGGCGTATGACTGAGGACTCCAATGATACTTTTTTTGTTTTATCCACGCATCCTGCCTGCGATTTTACAAAGCTGCAGCCCTCAGGCAAAACCACATATACCGGCATGGCGAAAACTGACCTGTGCAGGGGGTTCTTTTCTGTGTTTATTTCTTTCGGTCCTTCAGCGGCAGCATTTCCCGCGATCAAAAAAAAGAACAGAAGAATGGGCAGGATCCTTGCTCTTTTAAGAAATAACTTCATCACTCAGTTTCAGCATCCCCTGAACCAGGTGCTCGCTTAAAGGTCTCTGCCGCTTCATGCTCCTCGTCTGAAAGAGGATCATCTGGGGTATCTTCAGTGTCAGGCCGGATCGGTTCGTCCTGTGTGATGCCCGGTATCTGAGGCAGGCCCGGTGCTATTTTTTTCAGCAGATCCCTGAAAAATCCCTTTACCTTGCCTGAGGAAAGATTTTCTGTAAGGGCATCAGCGCTCTGTATGGCGCTCTCGGTGCCTATTGCTCTCAGTTCTTCCACTTCTTTTTCTGCGGCACCGTAATCCTTTGCCCTTATGTAGAGAAGGCCGAGCTTATATCTTGCATCTACGTTATCGGGCTCGAGTATCACAAGTTTTTCATAATACTGCGCCGCAGTCTCGTAGTCTTCCATCCCAAGATTGGCCTCAGCAAGCCCCTTTAAGACCCTGGATTCCGGTCTGAGACTAAACTTTTCAGCTTTCCTGAAGAGCTCTGCCGAGCCATAAAAATCTCCTGAACGGAGAAGAGACTCTGCTTTTAATATATTCCTCTCCCGTAGAGTCGCAACAGCAAGAAGAGCCGTCGCGGAAAGAAGTATTATCACCAGCATTACGACAATACCGGAAAAAAAACCTCCTCTTTGCCTATTCATACTTTGTTCCTCCAATCGATTCAAAGATCGGCTGCTATAGACCCATTAATGGACCATTGCGCAGCATTTTTAGATCGTTCTCAGGACAGGCTCGAACTCCAGTTGTATTTTATCAGTTTCATCAGTTCACCGGTACGTTCTATCAAATGTATTCCGCAGAAATCCATCGGGTAGAAAAAAATGTCATTCAGCTTAAAACCGAAATAATTGCACATCAGTGTCCAGATAACTCCACCGTGTGCAAAGACCAGAATGCTGCCTGAAGGGTTGTCGTCAAGTATATCCTTAAAAGCCGGGACCGTTCGTTTCTGAAGGTCTTTGAAACTCTCTCCTCCCGGCGGGCCGACAGAATCAAAGGATGTTCCCCTCTTTTCGTAGAGTTCGTTCCACGTGGACCTAACCTCGTCGAAACTTCTGCCTTCCCACTCTCCTAGGTGTATCTCGCGAAGTCCTCTTACCTGCCTTACCTCGCAGCTACGTCCTGCCAGGGCTATCTCAGCGGTATCCATTGCTCTCCTGAGATCACTTGAAAAAACAGCCCCTATTTCAAGGTTTTTCAGGGCATTGGACAAATTACTCGCCATAATCATTCCCTCTTCAGAAAGTGGGTAGTCAGTCGATCCGTAATATAGCTTCCCGTTGTGGGGAAGATCCGGCTTAGCGTGGCGTATAAGATATATTTTCTGTTTTTCCGTATTATTCAATAAGCTGCAGCTCCTGACATACTGAGGCCGCCATAGGACGATCCTCATAATAGACTTCCTTATATATACAACTATATTCTAACCCAATAATTTTGAGGGCATTTTGGCACAAATCCAAAGATTCAGATAATCTCTTCGTCTGACTTATCCCATGGCGGTGATACGATACAGAGAAATTCCAGTATTTTATCACTGTCGTTTACCGCATACTGTTCCGCTGAAGGAGGGACCATAACAGCAATTCCTTTTTTAAGAGCTACCGGTGTCCCATTTATAAAAAGAGTACCGCTTCCCTCTATTACCCAATAAACTTCCGAAGACTTCATCATTCTGTGAGGTATGGTGCAGCCATGAGGGAGGATCTCGGCATGGGACAGCGAGAAGCCGCAAAAAGGAAGTTTTTCATTTTTGGGGTGGAGTACTTCAGCAAGGGAACAAAGATCTCCTACAGTAGAATGTTCAAGCTCAGCTGTATTTTTTACCACAATACCCTGTTCCATTTTCAGCCCCCCATTTTTGTAAGTACCATTATACAGAGAGTTTAGGAATTTTATCTGACTCTTTTTCGTCTCCTCCGTGCCTCGTGATTAAAAAAACAGGATCCCAACAAAAGGAATTCCTGCCTTATGCGATAATCTATTTCCCTGGCTCCGGTATTATTAATTACATTTCCATTTTGCTGTAGCCTTTGGGGATCTTGAAGAGGTTTTCATCTACCTTGTTTCCATATTCGATTATCTCCATCAGAGCTTCGTCAGTTTTCCAGTATCTCCATTTGTCTGTGCCTTCCTCGAAGTAATAGGTCTGAGAAATGTCTCCGTTGACTGTGATCTTATCATAGTCATATGTATTGCCCGCTATCTTCTCTTTTCCTGAAGATCTGACCATCTTTACTTTTTCAGCTTCTGACAAATCGTTGCCTTCGTTTATGTTAGGAGCTTGATAGGACTCGCTTGGCATCTTCATGTAAATTTTGTCTTCATGCAGCAGGACCACTGTAGATCTGGCCGCGGTATCGGTAATGGTGCTTATGTGTGTTGAGTCACTTATAACATCCACATAAGTGAATTTGCCTTTCACCGCCATCGTGGTCATACTATCTTCCCTTCCGTCGCCTGTCTCCATCGAGGCCTTGAATTTAAGGAATATTGCCTGTTTTGAAGGATTAAGGTCCCGCTCCCATATTTTCAAGGCTCTTTCTCCTGGCTTGAAGGCTGCATCACTTACTGCCGAGCTCAGCATGCAGATCGCGGCAGCCCCTATGATAAAGACAAGGGTCTTAAAAAAAACATATCTCTTTTTCATAATGATTCCCCCTGATGTTTTTTTGATACTGACTAACATTCTAAAGATTTCTTCATACAAGCACCATTAATTTATCATAAATTCACCCGTAAATAAAAAATTTTTGTCACAAGGGATTGAACATCTATTTAATTACTGAGGGAGAAACCAGAGAGGGGGCCATTCGGCCCCCTCTCTGGTTTACATATTTAAAATTGTCTTAGACTTCTCTTGGCTGAGCTTTATAGTGGGTATGGAGCAAATGGTGTGACTTTTCGCCGAGGGGCTTGCCAAGCCAATTATCGTAAAGGGCAACGATGTCGGGGTTTTTGTGAGACTGGCGGATCATCTTTGACGCATCGACCCTGTAGGTGGCCGCAGTTCTGGCTGCCCTGACTTCAGCATTAACAGGCTGGGGCTGTCCGCCGCCGCCTATGCAGCCTCCGGGACATGCCATGACTTCGATAAAGTGATAATCGGCCTCTCCTGCACGGACCTTGTCCATTAGGATCCTTGCATTTTTGAGTGTATGGGCTACCGCAAGCTTTACAGTGACGTTCTCTCCGTTTATAGGAACATCAACAGTGGCTTCCTTGATGCCTTCCATTCCACGGACCGGCATGAAATTGATCCCGGGAATATCCTTGCCCTCATTGAGTACTGCGTAGACCGTACGCAGCGCTGCTTCCATGACTCCGCCCGTTACGCCAAAGATAACTGCGGCACCGCTCGAAAGGCCAAGAGGACTGTCATATTCTTCTTCCGGCAGGTTTTTGAAATCGATGCCCGCGTTCTTTATCATCCTTCCAAGCTCTCTTGTAGTAATGACCGCGTCAACATCAGGAATGCCGGGATTGCTCTGGAGCTGCGGCCTTACGCGTTCAGCTTTTTTGGCAGTGCAGGGCATTATTGAAACACTGTATATCTTTTCAAGCGGGATACCCTGAGTCTCCGGCCAGTATGTCTTAGTAAGGGCGCCGAACATGCCCTGAGGTGATTTCGCCGTTGAAAGGTGCGGGAGAAGATCGGGGTACTTCATTTCGATGAAATTGATCCACCCCGGTGAGCAGGATGTGATCATCGGCAGCGTTCCCCCGTTTACGACCCTGTCAAGGAACTCGTGTCCCTCTTCCATTATGGTAAGATCTGCGCTGAAATCCGTGTCAAACACCTTGTCAAACCCAAGTTTGCGAAGCGCAGCTACCATTTTGCCGGTGACTATTTCTCCTGCAGGGAGTCCAAGGGCTTCTCCAAGCGCCACTCGTGTCGCAGGTGCTGTCTGGACTATTACATACTTGTTGGGATCTCCAAGTGCGTCAAAGACCTTTTCTGTGTCATCTTTTTCACAGATCGCCGCTGTCGGGCATACAGCGACACACTGACCGCAGTATGTGCAGGTGACCTTGTCGAGACCGTAGCTGAAGGCCGGTTCAACAAGGGTCTTGAATCCGCGGTTCACGAATGCATAGACATCCAGGCCCTGATGTTCGTGGCAGGCCCTGATACATCTGCCGCACAGTATGCATTTCTCTGGGTCGCGTACGATGCTTGGGTTGGATTCGTCTTTCTCAGCGTGGCGCTTTTCTCCTGTATAGGGTATTTCGCGAATACCAAGATCTGCCGCGATGGTCTGGAGTTCGCAGTTATTGTTCTTTTGGCACGTGAGGCATTCCTGGGGATGATTCGCGAGCAGAAGCTCCACGACCGTCTTTCTCGTCTCCCTGACAATTGGAGTGTTCGTATGGACAACCATCCCGTCAGAAACAGGGTACACGCAGGCAGCACCAAGTCCGCGGGCTCCTTCTATTTCGACCACACAGACCCTGCATGCTCCCTCTTTGCTAAGCTCCGAGTGGTAGCAGAGTTGGGGGATATGTATACCTGCAACTTGAGCTGCTTCTATCACTGTATAGCTGCTCGGTACGGATACTGTTTTGTTATCTATAGTTACCTTTACCAGTTCCATCTAATGTCTCTCCTCTCAACCAGAATCAACCGCGGATGATCGCCTTGAACGGGCATTTTTCCATACAGGCTCCGCACTTAATGCACTTCTCGGGATCTATTGTGTGCTTTCCTTTGGGCTCTCCGGATATTGCGTCTACAGGGCATACCTTTTTGCAGAGGCCACAGCCAACACACTTATCAGTGATCTTGTAGCCGATAAGCGCTGTACAAACTCCTGCGGGGCATCTCTTCTCGTATATATGGGCCTCATATTCATCCCTGAAATAACGCAGCGTGGAAAGGATAGGGTTGGGAGCAGTCTGTCCCAGTGCGCATAGAGCTCCTGCCTTGATAGACTTGGCAAGTCTCTCCAGCTTCTCTATGTCGCCCTCTTTTCCTTTTCCATCTGTGATAGCCGTGAGCATTTCTAGCATTCGTTTCGTTCCCTCGCGGCATGGAGTGCATTTACCGCATGATTCGGACTGGGTGAAGTTGAGGAAGAACTTGGCAACATCCACCATGCAGGTATCTTCGTCCATTACGACGAGTCCGCCGGATCCCATCATTGCTCCTGCAGCTATCAGCGAATCATAGTCCACGGGAGTGTCCAGCAGTTCTTCCGGAATACATCCGCCAGAAGGTCCGCCTATCTGGACTGCCTTGAATTTTTTGCCGCCCATGATACCTCCGCCGATATCAAAGATGATCTCGCGCATGGTAATACCCATGGGTACTTCCGCAAGTCCTGTATTGTTGATCTTTCCTGTAAGTGCAAAGACCTTAGTCCCCTTTGATTTCTCTGTGCCGAGCTTCGCATATTCCTCAGCTCCGACTCTGAATATGTATGGAACATTGGCAAAGGTCTCAACGTTATTGATATTGGATGGCTTCTCCCAGAGGCCCTTTACTGCGGGGAATGGGGGACGTGGGCGCGGCATGCCGCGTTTGCCCTCTATTGATGCCATGAGTGCCGTCTCTTCTCCGCATACAAATGCGCCTGCTCCTTCTTTGATGTGGATTGTGAAATTGAAGTCAGTACCAAGGATCTTTTCACCAAGAAGCCCTGCTTCTTCAGCCTGTGCGATGGCCTGCTTCAGGCGTTTGATCGCAAGGGGATATTCAGCGCGGCAATAAATGTAGCCTTCGTCAGCACCTATTGCGTATGCACAGATTGCCATTCCTTCAAGTATCGCGTGCGGGTCGCCCTCAAGAAGCGAGCGGTCCATGAATGCGCCCGGGTCACCTTCGTCAGCATTGCATATTACATATTTTTTCGGACCGGGGGATTTTGCGCAGAACATCCACTTCATTCCTGTGGGGAATCCGCCGCCGCCGCGTCCGCGGAGTCCGGTTTTCTTCATCTCTTCGACAACCTGCCCCGGCGTCATTTCCAAAAGTGCCTTCGCAAGACCTTCATATCCGTCGGCTCCGATGTATTCTTCTATAGAATCGGGATTTATATGTCCGCAGTTCCTGAGAACCAGACGGTGCTGCTTTTTATAAAATGCGATCTCGTCGTAGTTCGGAACCTGTTCGGCTGTAAGAGGTTCCTTGAAGAGCAGACGTGATACTATTCTTCCCTTGAGTATATGCTCTTCGACTATTTCAGCGACATCTTCCGGCTTTACGCGAGTATAGAAAGTCCCCTCCGGATAAATTATCACAAGTGGGCCACCTTCGCAGAATCCGTGACATCCTGTTTCAACAAGGCTTACTTCGTCACGCAGTTTTTTTGCCTTAAGTTCTACTTCAAATTTAGCAAGAACATCCTTAGCACCGGATGCGGTACAGCCTGTACCGGTACAGATCAGTATGTGAGCTCTCACAAGAGCCATCGTAAATTCCTCCCCCAGATCCTATTCTTTATTGGGGATCTTAGCCACAACAAGATCCTCGACTATATTCCCGTTTACAAGGTGGTCAGCAATTATGCGGGGAACATCCGCCGGATATACCGGTCCATAGGTGACTCTGTCCTCACCTGGACGGACTATATCCATAAGGGGTTCCTTCTGGCACATTCCTATGCACCCGGTCTGAAGGACTGAAACATTGTTCAGGTTGCGCTTAGCGAGTTCTTCAAGGACAGCAGTCATTACTTCTCGCGCTCCCGCAGCTATGCCACAGGTTCCCATCCCAATGATCACCTGTGTATCATTATTCTTGCGGGCTTTTGTCTGAAGCTGTGAGTCCGCTTTTATCTTCCTGAGATCTTCAAGGCTTTTTATAGTCATTGATATCTCCTGCCTTTCCTACTTATTACAGTACTTGTCGAGCATAGGTCCGACCGCTTCAGCTGTGAGCCTTCCATGAGTATCATCGTTGATCATGAGGCATGGAGCCAGGCCACAGGCTCCGATGCAGGCCACTGTCTCAAGCGTGTACTCAAGGTCGGGAGTCGTTACCTGACCGTCCTTAAGTCCCAGCTTTTCACGGATAGCATTGAGAACGGCCTTTGCTCCGCGGACATGACATGCTGTTCCTTGGCATGACCTGATAATGTTCTTGCCGCGAGGTTCCAAGTGAAACTGGGAGTAAAAAGTGACGACACCGAACACCTGGCTGATGGGGACGTCGATCTCCTTGCTGATTTTGATCAGAACATCCTTCGGAAGATATCCGAATATTTCCTGAGCCTGCTGCAGAACAGGTATCACACTGCCTTTCGTGCCCCGATATCTGTCCAAAAGCTGGTCCAGCTGTTCCCAGGACTTCTCTGACATGTTCTCTAACATAAAACGCACCCTCCTTATGTTCTTCCCGAACCCTCCAGTCCGGGAAGTCTGTATCTATTTTATTATTCTACCCCGCACTGGATCGTGATTCTGAACACAATGCGAAGAGTAATTTGGCAAGACGAGCTTGAGAAAAAATACACAAACTTTGGTAATTATATACTCCAAGAAGAAATTAAGGCAAGTTCAATCGATACGTAAAGTATATTTTGATTAAATTTAAGTATTTTTACTTGCATAAAATTACAGGGTAAACAAAACTAAACTGAACAATATCGCATAGGTAAACTTTTAGGAAATATTTTCTGATATTTGTCCGTTATTATAGTTCACTTTAGAAACCATTGATTTTAATCATAAATGCTTACTTTCGCCTTCTTCTATTCTTTATTTATTTTTAAATCTTTAGTTTGTTAAGATATGAGGCCATATCTTGATTATTTCTTGTTTTTTTGACACTTCTACCAAAGCATTTTGGCTTGTAATTTGCATTAATTACTGATAGACTTCTCCGCATAGATTGTGTTTCATTTCGCAAACTTGCCCGATAATTGTTTTTGGGGAACATGGGCAAGCGAGCTGATTCCGAAACTTAAATTCATTTTTTTTGGGTTTTCTCCCTGTGGAGCTATCCGCAGGGATGTTTGTGCGCGCATAGAATTTTTTTCTTTAGTATAAGAGATTTTTTCTCCATGCGCTTACAGTATAAACGTTTAAAGGGGGAAACGAGATGTCCACAGCAACAAAAGATGTTGCACAGGTGACGAAAGATATCGTCGCTCCATGGAAAGGGAAAAGGGGCGGTATCATTCCCATCCTTCAGAAAGTGCAGCATGAATTCGGCTACCTGCCTGATGAGGCCATGGTCACCATATCCTCAGAAACCAAAGTCGCCTTGGCAGAGCTATACGGAGTAGCTACTTTCTACGCGCAGTTCCACCTCAAACCACGCGGACGCCACATTATCAGGGTCTGTCGCGGAACAGCATGCCACGTTAGAGGAAGCCTTGGTATCCTCGAAAGGGTAATTTCCGAGCTCAAACTTCAGTCCGGCGAGGTAACAACTCCCGATCTCAGGTTCACAATAGAACCTGTTGCATGTATCGGAGCATGCGGTCTTGCGCCGTGTGTCATGGTAGACGACGAGACTCACGGTCGCCTCACCAAGGACAAGGTCCCCGACATGCTTTCAAAATACGAATAGGGCGGAGGTGACAGAATATGCCTAAAATCAGCAATTTGGAAGAACTTAAAAAACTTAGAGAAAAGTCTATAGCTGTAACTGCCGCCCGTAAGGAAGGCAAATTCAGAGTCATAATCGGACTTGGGACGTGCGGGATCGCTGCAGGCGGAAGAAAGATAATGGAAGTTGCCATGGAAGAGATCTCCAAGCGCGGACTCAAGGATGTTTCAGTTGAGACGACCGGCTGCATCGGTATGTGCCAGAATGAGCCGCTTATGGATATAGTACGTCCGGGCGAACCTAGAGTAACATACGGCAACCTGAAGCCCGAAGATGTTCCCCGCATAATCGCTGACCACCTCGTAAACGGCAACGTCGTCGAGGAAAAAGTCATCGGAAGACCTGAATAGGAGGCGTTAGGATATGGCAACTTTCAGAAGCCACGTACTCGTCTGCGGAGGAACAGGCTGCACCTCAGGAGGATCCGACAAGGTCCTTGAGACTCTTCGCGAAGGTATCAAGGCAAACGGACTCGATAAGGAGATCACTGTCGTACAGACGGGCTGTCATGGGATGTGCGAGGCCGGCCCCATCGTAATCGTATACCCCGAAGGAACTTTCTACACTCACGTAAAACCGCAGGATGC contains:
- a CDS encoding aminotransferase (associated with arginine deiminase pathway genes; probably functions in arginine catabolism); amino-acid sequence: MPIKDFKVEKWLNPRDAHCKYNLGASCVKAISLDELAALGGENKDELTKYFFETHLHYGAFFGLPRLLDAIASTYKCVKPEMVLTFHGGTGANSAVLTGMLEKGDNVVAVMPNYQQHYSIPEALGIEVRPLYLEKEDGYKIDPEILDSLTDSKTKLITLTNPNNPTGSYMNADELCKIIAIAEKNGSYILCDEIYRGLAEEYMPSIVDLYEKGIATSSMSKIYSMAGTRVGWAVTRDKKAYDILENRRSYDSICNGVFDELLSAIALENSDKMLARARAIVRPNKKIVDEWIRKQPHLSVYGESFTTTMLVHYDYDIDEVELCTDIYEKTGVLLCHGDCFEEKKCFRLGFGFGDSALLQNGLDKLGGYLASLR
- a CDS encoding ferredoxin, with the protein product MELVKVTIDNKTVSVPSSYTVIEAAQVAGIHIPQLCYHSELSKEGACRVCVVEIEGARGLGAACVYPVSDGMVVHTNTPIVRETRKTVVELLLANHPQECLTCQKNNNCELQTIAADLGIREIPYTGEKRHAEKDESNPSIVRDPEKCILCGRCIRACHEHQGLDVYAFVNRGFKTLVEPAFSYGLDKVTCTYCGQCVAVCPTAAICEKDDTEKVFDALGDPNKYVIVQTAPATRVALGEALGLPAGEIVTGKMVAALRKLGFDKVFDTDFSADLTIMEEGHEFLDRVVNGGTLPMITSCSPGWINFIEMKYPDLLPHLSTAKSPQGMFGALTKTYWPETQGIPLEKIYSVSIMPCTAKKAERVRPQLQSNPGIPDVDAVITTRELGRMIKNAGIDFKNLPEEEYDSPLGLSSGAAVIFGVTGGVMEAALRTVYAVLNEGKDIPGINFMPVRGMEGIKEATVDVPINGENVTVKLAVAHTLKNARILMDKVRAGEADYHFIEVMACPGGCIGGGGQPQPVNAEVRAARTAATYRVDASKMIRQSHKNPDIVALYDNWLGKPLGEKSHHLLHTHYKAQPREV
- a CDS encoding histidine phosphatase family protein: MRIVLWRPQYVRSCSLLNNTEKQKIYLIRHAKPDLPHNGKLYYGSTDYPLSEEGMIMASNLSNALKNLEIGAVFSSDLRRAMDTAEIALAGRSCEVRQVRGLREIHLGEWEGRSFDEVRSTWNELYEKRGTSFDSVGPPGGESFKDLQKRTVPAFKDILDDNPSGSILVFAHGGVIWTLMCNYFGFKLNDIFFYPMDFCGIHLIERTGELMKLIKYNWSSSLS
- a CDS encoding MBL fold hydrolase — encoded protein: MKKLIKNNVSWVGKVDWELLKFHGDDYSTHKGSTYNSYLIEEEKTVLIDTVWMPFADEFVENLKKEIDLNKIDYIIINHGEVDHSGSLPALMKLIPDKPIYCTANAVKSLKGQYHQDWDFHVVKTGDKLDVGNGKELIFVEMSMLHWPDSMAAYLTQDNILFSNDAFGQHYATEKLFNDLVDQCELFNECIKYYANIITPFSAILRKKLAEVLSLNLQIDIIATSHGVIWRDNPVQIVEKYLKWAEDYKENQISVIYDTMWNGTRELAERIAEGIGLADKDVTVKLFNLAKNDDNDVITEVFKSKTVVVGSPTVGNSVLHSVAGFMHLMKGLKFKNKKAAAFGCYGWSGEGPKVISDSMKSAGFELIDEEGLRNAWNPTEKAKEDAVNYGMKIAKA
- a CDS encoding cupin domain-containing protein, with the translated sequence MEQGIVVKNTAELEHSTVGDLCSLAEVLHPKNEKLPFCGFSLSHAEILPHGCTIPHRMMKSSEVYWVIEGSGTLFINGTPVALKKGIAVMVPPSAEQYAVNDSDKILEFLCIVSPPWDKSDEEII